GGCATGATCCGTGCCAATGACGGCGCCGGACATATTACCGGCGATCGCGTATTGGGCAATCATGCGCATTCGGGCTTTAATATTGCCCTTGTTAAAATCGGAAATGGCTGATCCGTTGGCTTCCACTGCCGCGACCATGGCATCGACACTAGGTTTGATATTGACCCGTTTAACCACGTCTGCCTGCATGAAGTCAATGGCTGCCATGGCATCCGCCTCATCGGCTTGTTCGCCATAAGGTAGACGAACGGCCACAAATTGATACGCCTGATCGCCGGTTTCGGCGCGCATCTCCTGCATGGCTTTTTCCGTCAACGTCCCGGCAAGCGTCGAGTCTTGGCCACCTGAGATTCCCAACACATATGTTTTCAAAAACGTATTTTTCTTAAGATAGTCTTTTAAAAAATCAATACTCCGCCGAATCTCGGTTTCAGGATCAATTGTTGGCTGTACGCCTAATGCTTTAATAATCTTTGCTTGTAATGGACGCATTACTTCACTCCCTTAATCATGTCATGATAAAGTGCTTGGGCTAGATCCCGCGTCACCTGATCCGTATTTGCCAACAGCACGACCGCATTTTGACCGCTGCTATCCATGACAGTTGCCGCTAATTGTGCGGCCACAACGCCATGCGTCAGTGTGTAGTTGCCAAAATTATACACACCCGCCGTGTATTGGCCTTGATTCAGATCACGTAATGTGGCGACCGATGAGCGCCTGATAATCTTGCCTTGATTGATGGCCGCCATAATCTGGTATAAATCACCGGCACTCGTGTAAATATTACCAGTCCCCAATTCCCGATTATAATTCAAAGACGGCTCGACGTAACGGCGCGAATAAGGATTCGCCTTGGGACCATTATACCCAAATGATTGATTAGGTTCACGATACAATTCAGGCATAAATCCTGAATGCGTCAACTTTAACTTTTTAAATATTTCCTGCTGAATTAAGTCGGCGTATAAATGACCGGTCACTTTTTCAATCACTCCGGCTAATAAAACAAAATTAACCGGTTCATACGCGTACTGTTTCGCACCATAATTCAAATTGGCGATCGACCACCGGACAATTCCGGCATCTGATAGTTGGGTCGGTTGATTCCGCTTCAATGAAAAGCCGCTACGCATATCCAACATCATCCGCAACGTTACCTGTTTGCCCGTGCGAATGCCTGGCAAATAACGACTAATCGGATCTGTCATGTGTACCTTGCCTTGTTCCACAAGTTTCATGAGCAAGACCGCAGTGAGCCCTTTTTGAATCGAGCCAATTTGATACAGACTCTCAGGCCCGTTCAAACGACCGGATTCAGCGTCGGCATAGCCCAACCCCGTGTTCAGGATCACTTTCCCTTTGCGCATCATTAAAACGGTACCGCTAAAATGATCGGCTTCCAGTTTTTTTAAAAACGGTTGCGCTTCTGAAGGGATAACCTGTTGCATCAACCGATCAGTGGTGTTCGTTGCCTGACGCGTGGCATTTTGCAGGCGTTGCTCGATCGCGCGATGCCGATTCAGCTCGGTTTCATACTTGCGCCGGGCGCGTTCTTCTTTGGCTTCGGTTTGCGGGCGGAGATAAAAGTAATCATAACTGCCATAAACCGCGATGCCAATGACAAGGCCGGCGAAGAGTCCCAAGATCAACCAGCGTGTCCAACCCCATTTTTTTGCGTGTTTCATATTATTCCTCGCGGTCAGCAACCGCCGATTTCACTTTTTTAATTAAGTCCATCTTGTTATCCCACACCCGCTGCGATAAGTCGACCGGATAGTCTTGCGGATTCAAAATGCGCCGATATTCATCCCACAAAGCATTGGTACTGCGGGTAGCATACGCCTGGACCTCGGCAAGTGGCGGGGTTTGATAAACCTGTTTGCCCTGATCGTAAATTAGCTGCAACAGTGGCTTAGCTTCAAAGTTTTTAACCGTTTTATTGATATACGGAAAATTGGGATGGAACATGTAGAGGCTACGGTCAGTGTCAATCTGCTCATCCGCCAAGGCCACGTAATCGCCTTCCGATTTACCGTCATCCCGACGCGTAATCCGCCAAACCTGTTTCTTGCCTGGCGTCGACACCTTTTCGGCATTATTGGATAACTTAATCGTGTCATGCATCTTACCGCTGGCATCTTCAATCGAGACAAGCTTGAACACAGCCCCCAACGCTGGCTGGTCGTACGCGGTGATCAGTCGGGTACCAACACCCCAGATGTCAATTTTGGCACCTTGCATTTTCAGGTTTTGAATCGTGTTTTCATCGAGATCATTCGATGCATAAATTTTTGCTGAAGTATACCCGGCAT
Above is a window of Lacticaseibacillus casei DSM 20011 = JCM 1134 = ATCC 393 DNA encoding:
- the nadE gene encoding ammonia-dependent NAD(+) synthetase, with the translated sequence MRPLQAKIIKALGVQPTIDPETEIRRSIDFLKDYLKKNTFLKTYVLGISGGQDSTLAGTLTEKAMQEMRAETGDQAYQFVAVRLPYGEQADEADAMAAIDFMQADVVKRVNIKPSVDAMVAAVEANGSAISDFNKGNIKARMRMIAQYAIAGNMSGAVIGTDHAAEAVTGFYTKFGDGGADLTPLYRLDKRQGAALLKTLGAPAHLYQKAPTADLEDNRPALPDEVALGVKYKDIDDYLEGKQVSDHAAETIERWYQKTAHKRHLPITVFDTFWK
- a CDS encoding serine hydrolase domain-containing protein, with the translated sequence MKHAKKWGWTRWLILGLFAGLVIGIAVYGSYDYFYLRPQTEAKEERARRKYETELNRHRAIEQRLQNATRQATNTTDRLMQQVIPSEAQPFLKKLEADHFSGTVLMMRKGKVILNTGLGYADAESGRLNGPESLYQIGSIQKGLTAVLLMKLVEQGKVHMTDPISRYLPGIRTGKQVTLRMMLDMRSGFSLKRNQPTQLSDAGIVRWSIANLNYGAKQYAYEPVNFVLLAGVIEKVTGHLYADLIQQEIFKKLKLTHSGFMPELYREPNQSFGYNGPKANPYSRRYVEPSLNYNRELGTGNIYTSAGDLYQIMAAINQGKIIRRSSVATLRDLNQGQYTAGVYNFGNYTLTHGVVAAQLAATVMDSSGQNAVVLLANTDQVTRDLAQALYHDMIKGVK